The DNA region TAGAAAGAATATTTTTATTTGGAGCCAGTTTTGCGCGCGAAGAAAATTTGGAAATTTCTTCCGAATTAAACCTTTGAACTTCAAAATTTAAATTTTTATCTGCGTTGTCTTCCACTGTTGTTTGGACTTGCTCCCAGGTTGCAACAGGAGCGTCGTTCACCTTTAAAACCTTATCGCCAGATCTAAAACCATCAGTATAAGCCTGAGAGTTCGTTGGAACATCACCAAGAGTTGGTTGAATAGTTTCTTCGCCGACAAGAGAGATCAGCGTGAAAAGAACGATGGCAAAGAAGAAGTTCATCAATGGACCAGCAAGGACCACTGCGATTCTTTGACCAACGGGCTTATGATTGAATGCAAATTGCTTTTCACTTTCTGGAACCTCGGCCGTTGGATCATCTCCAAACATCTTTACGTATCCACCCAGTGGGAAAAGAGAAATGCAATATTCCGTATCACCCTTTTTGTATTTGAATAATTTTTTACCAAAACCAAGGCTGAATGTCTCTACGCGAACACCATAATATTTTGCCACTAGGAAATGTCCTAGTTCGTGAACAAAAATCAAAAGACCTAAAAGGATGATCAAGGGAACGATGAAAGAAAATCCTTGCTGTACATAACCGATGAGAACTTCCATGAAATACCTTCTTCAAGATTTGAATTAATAATCTAAAGTAAACTAGAATTTAATTTTATAATTTTGAGAGCTAAATCGCAATATAATAAAACACAGGAAGGGCAAACAAGATGCCATCAAAACGATCTAAAAATCCGCCATGGCCAGGGAGTAGAGAGCCAGAGTCTTTTGCTCCGGCTACGCGTTTAATAAGCGATTCAAAGAAGTCGCCGGACTGGGCTAAAATGCCTGCAACGGCGCAACTCACACCTAATGTAGCTAGATTCGCTTCTGGGAAGAAATATGAACCAAGTCCTGCGCCTAAAATAATTGATGCCGCAAGACCCCCAAGAGCGCCTTCGAGAGTTTTATTAGGAGAAATTGCAGGTATTAATTTATTTTTTCCGAATTTCCTACCAACAAAATACGCTGCGACATCGCCTGCAAATACGACACCCAAACAAACGATAAACCAATAAGCACCATTATAAAGCATCAATAATTTGGTGGTTAGTGCAGGCAAAAGTCCGACATAAGCAAAGCCCAGAGAATATAAAGAAATAATTTTTAGATGTTCTGCGTTTTCCTTATCAGAATAAAGAACCAAGATAAGAGCCATTGAAAGAGCCGTGATCAAAAACAAAAAGGGTAAGAAGTGTGCGGGCAGATAGTTGAACACTAATGTAGAAACAAATGTTTGAACAATAAAAGGATAAACTAGCTTTGGAGCCAGAGTTTTAAAAAGCAGCTTCGCGGTCTCATATTGCATAAAGAGAACAAGTGCATGAACCAGATAAATAAAATACTGAGCACCTAAAAAAGCGCAGCCCATAGCAATGGCCAATAGTATAATAGCAGTGATTGTTCTTTTTAAAGTCTGACCCATTAACCACTCTCTAAAGGTTCAAATAAAACGTTCAAATATTATTGGAAGTCATTTGTTCTGAGGTTCTTCCAAATCTTCTTTCACGTTTATTGTAATCTTCAATGGCACGAAGTAAATCGTTTTTTGTAAAATCCGGCCATAGAGAATCCGTAAACATCAATTCCGTGTAGGCAGATTGCCACAAAAGGAAGTTTGAAAGTCTTTGTTCGCCACTTGTACGAATGAGAAGATCAGGATCTGGAAGCTCTGCGGTTTCTAGCAAGCCAGAAATAGTTTCTTCCGTCACATTATTGGGTTGTAGTTTTCCTAAAAGAATAAGTTCATGAGCTTTTTTGAAAGCTTGAACAATATCTTCTCGTCCACCATAACTGATCGCCATATTGAGAGTCATTCCCGTGCAGCCGGCTGTCGCATCCACAGTTTTAATGATTTCTTTTACGATTTCTTGTGGAAGGCGTTCAATTTGTCCAAGCACTCTAAATCTAATATTTTGTTTTACAAGGAGTGCTCTTTCGCGCACGAGATATTTAAAAAGAAGTTTCATGAGAAGTTCAACTTCTTGTCTCGGTCTATTCCAATTTTCAGTGCTGAATGCATAAAGAGTCAAATGAGGAACGCCGACTTCTCTCACAGCAGTGATGATCTTCTTCGCGACTCTTACGCCTTGAATATGACCAAAAGCACGATGGCGCCCTTTGTTCTGCGCCCATCTGCCATTGCCGTCCATAATGATGGCTATATGGTTGAGAGTTTTCAAACTTCGAGCTCCTATACGGTCATCAATTCTTTTTCTTTGTCGCCAGCAGTTTGATCCACTTTTGCAATATAATCATCTGTCAATTTTTGAATTTCTTCTTGGGATTTTTTGCTTTCGTCTTCGCTGATTGCTTTGTCTTTAAGAGCAGCTTTTACCTCTTCGTTAGCATCACGGCGCGCGTGTCTTACCGCAACTCTTGCGTCTTCAACAACTTTACCGATTTGCTTAACTAGTTCTTTACGTCTTTGTTCTGTAATTTCTGGAAGCTTTAATAGAATTTTTTTGCCATCGTTTATTGGAGTCATGCCCAAATCACTTTTTACGATAGCGGCTTCGATTTCTTTTAATGTGCTCACTTCCCAAGGTGCAATCATAAATGTTTTTGCATCTGGGCAGCTCAAAGCTGAAACTTGCGAGAGTGGAGTTACAGTTCCGTAGTAGACTACTTTAATAGAATCGAGCATTGATGTGTGTGCTTTACCAGTACGAACTTTCCCTAATTCTCTTTTTAGAGAATCAAGACCCAACTTCATTTTTTCTTCAGCTTTTGATTTGATTTCTTTTACCATATTAAATTCCTCGAAATATTTATATTTAAGTTTTTATAAGAGTTCCGATCTTATCACCTTTCGCAGCTCTCAAAATATTTCCTCTAGTTTTGAGATTGAAAGTTAAGATTGGAAGTTTGTTGTCCATACAAAGACTGATCGCCGTAGAATCCATAACTTCTAAACGTTTGTTCAAAACGTCGATGTACGTCAACTCATCCCACATCACAGCGTCGGAATGTTTTTTTGGATCTTTGTCATAGATGCCGTCAACTTTTGTAGCTTTAAAGATAACGTCTGCTCCGATTTCCATAGCTCGGAGTGAGGCAGCCGTATCTGTGGTAAAGAAGGGATTTCCCGTTCCGCCAGCAAAGATAACGATTCGGCCTTTCTCAAGATGTCGGATTGCTCTTCGACGAATGTAAGATTCTGCAATCTCCGCCATTTCAATGGCTGATTGCACTCTTGTGTCCACTTCGATTTTTTCTAAGGCATCCTGTAAGGCGAGAGCATTGATACATGTGGCAAGCATGCCCATATAATCAGAACTAGCTCTATCCATACCATGCGCAGAAGCGGCAATTCCTCTAAAGATATTGCCGCCACCAATAACGATTCCGATTTCATATCCAGCTTTAAAGACCTCTCCCACATCAAGGGCGATTTGCTGAATCGTCTCTGGATCAATTCCATAACCCTGAGGACCGGCAAGAGCTTCACCACTCAATTTGAGTAATATTCTTTTATAAACTGGACGTGACAAGATGTTATCCTTTGTTCAATTGTTCCGCTACTTCAGCAGCAAAATCTTTTGATTCCTTAGCGATACCTTCACCAAGTTCAAAACGTGTGAATCTTCTAACAACAATATTTTCACCGATTGTAGCAATTAGCTCAGTCAATAATTGTTGGATAGAAAGATCTGGGTTCTTTACGAATTTTTGATCCAATAAACAAACCTCAGACATCCACTTGTTGATTTGACCGTCTACGATCTTGTCAACGAAGTCTGCTTTTTTGCCTTCTTCGATCGCCTTAGCGCGAAGAACTGATCTTTCGCGATCGATATCTTCTTTTGGAATTTCAGTTGAACTAACATATTGTGGATTCATAGCTGCGATGTGCATAGCTACGTCTCTAGCAAATTGTTGGAATTTTTCGTTCTTTGCGGCGAAGTCAGTTTCTGAATTCACTTCAAGAAGAACGCCGATTCTTCCCTCACCATGGATATAAGAATAAACAAGACCTTCTGAGGCCACACGACCAGATTTTTTTGCAGCTTTAGAAAGACCTTTTTGTCTTAACCAATCAACAGACTTATCAAAATCTCCAGAGTTTTCTTCTAGAGCTTTTTTACAGTCCATCATACCAGCGCCTGTGCGCTCTCTTAAATTTTTAACATCAGCAGCAGTGATACTCATTTGAATGCTCCTCCGGTTTCAGCGCTTGCTTGGGCAAGCACTATCCTTCTTTCTTAGTTAGTTTCTTCGTCAGTTGTTGTTTCAGTCTCAGCTTGTTCAAGTTCAGCTGCGATTTCAACATCGTCCGCTGTTCCTACAGCAACTAGCTTACGAGCAGCAGCGGCTTTTGCAGCAGCTTCAGCTTTAGAATCTTTTTTAGTTGCAGTTCCTTGAGCTTCGTCACCTTTATCCGTACTAGATCTGATTTTATCTTGATAAAGCTTAGCACCTTCTAAGTAGCTATCAGCGATAAGGTTAGCGAAAAGTTGAATTGATCTGATTGCATCGTCGTTTCCAGGAATTGGATATTGAATCACATCTGGATCCGCGTTGGTGTCAGAGATGCCTACAACAGGAATTCCAAGAACTTTTGCTTCATGAACAGCAATGTGTTCTTTCTTTAAATCCACGATGAAGATCGCCTTTGGAAGATCTTTCATATCTTTGATACCTTCAAGATACTCAGTCAATTTTTCTTGTTCTTTGTCCATTCTAGACTGTTCTTTTTTGCTAAAGTATTGGAACTCGCCTTTTTCTTTCATTAATTCTAATTTTTTCAAACGATCGATTGAAGCTTTGATAGTTACAAAGTTAGTAAGTGTTCCACCCAACCATCTTTTTGTAATGTAGTACTGACCACATTTTTCCGCCGCTTCTTTTACAACTGTTGAAGCTTGTTTCTTTGTACCAACAAAAACCATTTTTCCGCCTTGAGCAGAAACTGTTTTTACGAAATCAGCCGCTTTTTGTGCCATCAAAACTGATTTTTGTAGATCGATAATATGAATCCCAGAACGTGTACCGAACACGTAATTTTTCATTTTTGGATTCCATCTGTGTGTTTGATGTCCGAAATGAACACCGCACGAAAGCATTTCTTTGATAGTAACTTGAGCCATTATAGCCTCCCTGGTTAATCTTCCTTCTCAACTGGATTACTTTATCGCTATCAACGATCAGCACCAGGTGTGTTGAGAAGTGTTTATTTTCTTGGAGTAACTCCAAAAATTGTCCTTATTAATTTTTAAGGTCCAAAAGATGTAGCATGGGAGGGCGCACCGGTGCAAATTCATTGACGAAAATACATGCATTGGAGATCTAATAGTGCTACGCGTTAACAAGATCGATTGCCGGTAGATCTTCCGTATGAACCTTCGATTGATTAGATATGAGGTTATTGATGATTTCAGTCGTGTATTGGGCAGCTGTTAGGGCGCCAATGAATGGGTTGGTATGTTCCACCAGGTGATTCGAACAAAGTCCAATATTTTCAATACCCTCAAGTTGGCCAAAGCGTTTTGATTTAAGATCGATATAGCCATGAGTTTTCGGCCATAGAGCGATTTTATCAAATTCATGATCATTTAAGGCTTCAGGATAAGCTCTTTTAAGCTGCCTTTTTAATTCTTTTAGGATGTGGACGCCTTCTTCATTGATGTCTGGAACATCGGAATTGATAAAGCTTATCCATTGAGAAGTTGATCCTTGGAATTTACCAACACTTACAACGGGATTTTTTTGAGTTCCGTAAAGCACATGAATTTCTTCTTTGTCTGTGATCGGAGTTTTATGAGCGATACTCAGTTGCAGCGTTGACCAGAAATTCCCTTTTGATAATCTAGCAAGAGCTTTTGCCGAAACCGCCTTGCCGGCTGTTGTTTCTAAATCCAAAAATTCGATTAAGTCGGATGGATTTTCTGCAAAGATAAAGTTTCTAGGTATCAAAGTGTCTTTGTCGTTGATTGTGATGTCGGTGATTTTTCCTTCAGCAACATTGATTGCTGTCAGAGTAGAGTTGTAGCGAATTTCTAATCCAGAAGTCAAAATGGTTTTGATCCACTCACTGACGCTGGGAGTGAATTCCATTCTGTCTGCGAAGAGGAAATCCTGTAAAAATTCGGATTCTTTTGGAGCGTGTTCTCCAAATCCTACGAAAGGTTCAAAGTGTCCTTTTTCAAAAGTAGTGGGTGGCAAAGATTTTTTAACGGCCTCGATATTGAAGAAATTTTTTTTGATCCATTCTGCAACTCTCAAAGAATTGTCATCGTAAGATGGAGTGGTGAACAAGCTGTGGATCGAAGCTTGGGCATGATCAATGGAGGCAAAATATTTGCCAGCTTTGTCTGTACTTTCAAGAATAAGGGTTTTGAAACCTTTTTGATGTAAGTAGTAACCTGTAAGTAAACCTTCTAAAGTTGCACCGTAAATGATGAATTCGAATTGTTTCATAAAGTCAGTATTGCAGAGAGATTATAAGAGTTTCAACCACGCATTAAGACGCGTTGCAATTATTGATAAGACAAATCTCACAGGTTTTTTAGCTGTGGGTGAGCGATCTAGGGCACGAGCGATGGGAGGCGAAATTTTGTAGTAAGTTTCAATAAATAGGTTGCCTAAGAAATAACGTCTCAAGAAATTATCTCGGAATGCGCAAAGAATTTGCACTTCTGGCGCGAGGTTTGTGTTAAAGGCCGCCGTCGCAATAAAACATCTTACTAAGTTTTTATCCACGCTTTTCAGCACTTCGTTTGTAAGTGCTCTGTTTTTCGTATACTTGGTGTAGTTTACAAGTTTTCTAGCTAGGTCGGATTGGATGTTAGAATTTGATCTCGCAAAGGCAATGAGTTTTTGGGCGATCATTTTTTGGCGATCGGCGTATTTTGTATTCGTGTCATAAATTTTATATAAATCCCACATTACATAAGACATCACGGTGAGTTCTTTTTTATGACGAGGATCTTTGAAGGTTTCAGGAGTAATTTCTGTTGGTTTTATTTCAAATCCTATAGCCACGCTTTTCATGTATTTTTCATACATAATAGCAGACTCAGGATACGCTCTGATAGACATTAAATTTCTAGCTTGTTTTAAAAAGTCGACGCGATTTTTCCAGAGAACTTTTTTATTGTGCTCAACTGTATTTTTTTGAGCGCGAAGCTTTGCGCCTTGTGAAACAAGCGACGACATCTCGGTGTAACACTTCGGGCACACTTGAGCGAGCGCGGCTTCGGGTCTTCCGTTGGACTCCAACGAAACCTTCATGCCGGCATCAATTCTTAAAAGATCTTCAACCTCGTTTTTGCACTTTGGACAAGGTAAAAGTTTTCTTGCTGCATCTGCCATTTTTTAAAAAATCCTCTCCTTTAAGAATCGGATTTCATTGGAGATTTCTTTACCGGCGAGGAGAGAAGCTAGACTAGAAGGTGTTCATTGGATCAATGTCGATATGGACCTGAACTCCGGAGGGAAGGTCTGTATTTTTGAAAAGATATTTGCAAAAATCTCGAATGGATTTTGAGGTCTTTGATTTGATCAGCATTTGGTAGCGATATTTGTTTTTTAGTTTAAAAATAGGTGATGTAACAGGCCCAAGGACCATAAGATTAGGGAATTTTTTTTGCAAGATCATAGAATTTTTTTCCAATAAAGAAGCGGCTTGTTTTACTTTTTTCGCATCCAGTCCTTGGATTCTCACACTCGCCAAACGTCCATAGGGTGGATAGTTGAGCTCTTCTCGGTTTTTCAATTCTTGATCTGCAAACCCTGCGAAATCATTTTTTTGTGCATAAACGAGACTGGTGTATTCTGGATTGTAGGTCTGAATGATCACTTCACCGTTCATGGTGTGTCTTCCAGGTCTTCCGCTCACTTGAGAGAGAAGTTGAAAGTTTTTTTCCGGAGTTCTAAAATCTGGAAAATTAAATCCAATATCGGCCAGTAAAATTCCCACAAGAGTGAGTTTTGGAAAATCCAAACCTTTTGCAATCATTTGTGTACCAATCAGAATATCCGCTTCACCAGATTCAACAGCCTCGATGGCTTGCTCTAAAGTTTCTCGATTGTAAATTTCATCTCGATCAAGACGAATAGTTCTAGCTCGCGGAAATAAATTTTTTATTTCTTCCTCGATTTTTTCTGTGCCGATACCAATTGCTTTGGGCTCACCTTGCTTGCAAGTACTGCAAACTGGTTTTAAATCCTCATCATATCCACAGTAGTGGCAGACCAAATGAATCTTAGCATGAAGACTCAAAGATACATCACAGTTTGGGCAGCCGCGCGTATCCCCGCATTCTCTACACATTACAATTTGAGAAAGGCCTCGGCGATTTAAAAAAAGCGCTACTTGTTCTTTGTCAGAAAGTCTTTCTTGGATTTTATCATAAAGATCTTGAGTCATCCATTGAGGAAGATTTGGATGTTTTTCCTTATCTTTTTCTCTCATGTCTAAAATTTTAATGTCAGGAAGCTGAGCCTTAGAGATTCTATTTTTCAAATGATGAAGATGATATTTTCCATCTTTTACGTTCTTCCAGCTTTCAAGTGCGGGAGTGGCCGAGCCCAGAATAATTGGAATACCCAGATTTTTTGCAAGCATAATTGCACAGTCTCTTGCGTGATAC from Bdellovibrionota bacterium includes:
- the pyrH gene encoding UMP kinase, whose product is MSRPVYKRILLKLSGEALAGPQGYGIDPETIQQIALDVGEVFKAGYEIGIVIGGGNIFRGIAASAHGMDRASSDYMGMLATCINALALQDALEKIEVDTRVQSAIEMAEIAESYIRRRAIRHLEKGRIVIFAGGTGNPFFTTDTAASLRAMEIGADVIFKATKVDGIYDKDPKKHSDAVMWDELTYIDVLNKRLEVMDSTAISLCMDNKLPILTFNLKTRGNILRAAKGDKIGTLIKT
- the priA gene encoding primosomal protein N', giving the protein MTEKLTEKFFEVAVNSPLDQTYTYKLLTSQNEAKDYAGHFVKVPLRRQVAEGVILKEVQKPDVKYEIKEIHELSTDAQPISKKYLDWLIWISEYYMYPLGQTLPLMFPPLKKEGGKTRKSSPLPDVQRKDFVKLSDEQNEAFEKISALDGFQTHLLWGITGSGKTEVYLELLKKIIADGKQALVLVPEISLTPQLLRRFVERFGDEVAVIHSHLTEREKTNQWWSVVDGKKKILIGARSALFCPFPNLGIIIVDEEHESSFKQDEKLKYHARDCAIMLAKNLGIPIILGSATPALESWKNVKDGKYHLHHLKNRISKAQLPDIKILDMREKDKEKHPNLPQWMTQDLYDKIQERLSDKEQVALFLNRRGLSQIVMCRECGDTRGCPNCDVSLSLHAKIHLVCHYCGYDEDLKPVCSTCKQGEPKAIGIGTEKIEEEIKNLFPRARTIRLDRDEIYNRETLEQAIEAVESGEADILIGTQMIAKGLDFPKLTLVGILLADIGFNFPDFRTPEKNFQLLSQVSGRPGRHTMNGEVIIQTYNPEYTSLVYAQKNDFAGFADQELKNREELNYPPYGRLASVRIQGLDAKKVKQAASLLEKNSMILQKKFPNLMVLGPVTSPIFKLKNKYRYQMLIKSKTSKSIRDFCKYLFKNTDLPSGVQVHIDIDPMNTF
- the frr gene encoding ribosome recycling factor, giving the protein MVKEIKSKAEEKMKLGLDSLKRELGKVRTGKAHTSMLDSIKVVYYGTVTPLSQVSALSCPDAKTFMIAPWEVSTLKEIEAAIVKSDLGMTPINDGKKILLKLPEITEQRRKELVKQIGKVVEDARVAVRHARRDANEEVKAALKDKAISEDESKKSQEEIQKLTDDYIAKVDQTAGDKEKELMTV
- the rpsB gene encoding 30S ribosomal protein S2 gives rise to the protein MAQVTIKEMLSCGVHFGHQTHRWNPKMKNYVFGTRSGIHIIDLQKSVLMAQKAADFVKTVSAQGGKMVFVGTKKQASTVVKEAAEKCGQYYITKRWLGGTLTNFVTIKASIDRLKKLELMKEKGEFQYFSKKEQSRMDKEQEKLTEYLEGIKDMKDLPKAIFIVDLKKEHIAVHEAKVLGIPVVGISDTNADPDVIQYPIPGNDDAIRSIQLFANLIADSYLEGAKLYQDKIRSSTDKGDEAQGTATKKDSKAEAAAKAAAARKLVAVGTADDVEIAAELEQAETETTTDEETN
- a CDS encoding CFI-box-CTERM domain-containing protein — encoded protein: MADAARKLLPCPKCKNEVEDLLRIDAGMKVSLESNGRPEAALAQVCPKCYTEMSSLVSQGAKLRAQKNTVEHNKKVLWKNRVDFLKQARNLMSIRAYPESAIMYEKYMKSVAIGFEIKPTEITPETFKDPRHKKELTVMSYVMWDLYKIYDTNTKYADRQKMIAQKLIAFARSNSNIQSDLARKLVNYTKYTKNRALTNEVLKSVDKNLVRCFIATAAFNTNLAPEVQILCAFRDNFLRRYFLGNLFIETYYKISPPIARALDRSPTAKKPVRFVLSIIATRLNAWLKLL
- a CDS encoding isoprenyl transferase; the encoded protein is MKTLNHIAIIMDGNGRWAQNKGRHRAFGHIQGVRVAKKIITAVREVGVPHLTLYAFSTENWNRPRQEVELLMKLLFKYLVRERALLVKQNIRFRVLGQIERLPQEIVKEIIKTVDATAGCTGMTLNMAISYGGREDIVQAFKKAHELILLGKLQPNNVTEETISGLLETAELPDPDLLIRTSGEQRLSNFLLWQSAYTELMFTDSLWPDFTKNDLLRAIEDYNKRERRFGRTSEQMTSNNI
- a CDS encoding phosphatidate cytidylyltransferase, with translation MGQTLKRTITAIILLAIAMGCAFLGAQYFIYLVHALVLFMQYETAKLLFKTLAPKLVYPFIVQTFVSTLVFNYLPAHFLPFLFLITALSMALILVLYSDKENAEHLKIISLYSLGFAYVGLLPALTTKLLMLYNGAYWFIVCLGVVFAGDVAAYFVGRKFGKNKLIPAISPNKTLEGALGGLAASIILGAGLGSYFFPEANLATLGVSCAVAGILAQSGDFFESLIKRVAGAKDSGSLLPGHGGFLDRFDGILFALPVFYYIAI
- the tsf gene encoding translation elongation factor Ts, with protein sequence MSITAADVKNLRERTGAGMMDCKKALEENSGDFDKSVDWLRQKGLSKAAKKSGRVASEGLVYSYIHGEGRIGVLLEVNSETDFAAKNEKFQQFARDVAMHIAAMNPQYVSSTEIPKEDIDRERSVLRAKAIEEGKKADFVDKIVDGQINKWMSEVCLLDQKFVKNPDLSIQQLLTELIATIGENIVVRRFTRFELGEGIAKESKDFAAEVAEQLNKG